TCTGTTGTCTTGATGAAAAGTGAATGATCAGAATTGGACTTAGTGAATCCATATTCAATAATAGCAGAGGAAAGTTTGGAAAACCATTGGCGTGAGGCTTGTCTCAATCCATAAAGTGACTTGGTAAGCCTGCAAACCCGAGAATCTCCTTTTTCTGCAAATCCTGGTGGTATGTCCATGTAGACTTCTTCATTGAGGTCACCATGCAAAAaagcattatttacatctaatTGATGTAAATACCAGTTTTTAGCAGCAGCCAAAGCTAGCAAACACCTCACTGTGGTCAGCTTTGCAACAGGAGAAAAAGTTTCCTGAAAATCTAATCCTTCAACTTGTGTATATCCCTTTGCCACCAATCTGGCTTTATACCTCTCAATGCTTCCATCTGCCTTGTATTTTATACGatagatccacttacagcctaTAGGTTTCTTTCCTACAGGTAAGGAAGTAAGAGtccaagttttattttgttcaaGAGCTCTGATTTCAGCATTCATGGCTTCTTGCCATTCAGGTATTTTTATGGCTTGAGAGAATGACTTTGGTTCAGTGTGGGAAGATATTGACAATGTGAAACATCTATGAGAAGGTGAGAGTTTATGATAAGAAACAAAATTAGAGATAGGATAACATGTACCTTGAGAACTTTCTGCCATGAAATCTGATTGAGGAGAGTGAAGAAAAGCATGATTGTTGTTTGTCAAAGCAAGTTGATAATGATAGTCTTGCAAATAACTAGGTTGTCTTCTTTGTCTAGTGGACTGTCTTGGAGGAATTTGATTGGAAGGAATGGGAGCAGGAGGTGGGAATGAAGGAGAATTATTTGAATCAGAATTAGAAGTGTTTGAAGGAAGAGATGATGAATCTGTAAACAGAAAATTATCTGCAACAGGTGGAATTGATGTTTCAGAAATGATATTAGGTAATACTAAAAAAGGATCAATATCATGAGATGGATTCGAATTTATAGATGCAAAAGGGAAAATAGACTCATGAAATATCACATCACGAGATAAAAATGTTGTATGAGATTCAAGATCATACAATTTGTAGCCTTTCACAGCATAAGGATATCCTATGAAAATGGACTTTTTGGCTCGAGGATCAAATTTAGATCTGTTTCTGGAAAGAGTGGATGCAAAACATAAACATCCAAATACTCTTAGATGAGTATATGAAGGAGGAGAAGAATGGAGGACTTCATATGGTGACTTGTTAGCTAATAAAGGTGTAGGAGTTAAGATGATTAAATGTGTTGCTGTTAAAATGCAGTCACCCCAAAACTTTAATGGTAATGAGGCCTGAAATCTAAGAGATCTAGCAACATTCAGCAAATgctgatgttttctttcaaccacaccattttgttgtggttttTCAACACAACTCCTTTGATGAATTACACCTTTAGCTAGATAATACTCAGGCATATGGAATTCAGCCCCATTGTCAGTCCGAATGCATTTAATCTTGAGATTGAATTGATTTTCAACAAGACAAAAGAAGGATTGCAGGTATTGTCTagtttgagatttttgtttCATAAGATACACCCAAGTGCACTTAGAGAAGTCATCCACAATTGTTAGAAAGAATTTTGAACCATCTAAAGAATTAACTGAAAAaggtccccatatatcacaatgcaCAAGATGAAAAGGAATCAAAAAAGTGTTATTACTGAGTTCAAATGGGAGACATTTCTGTTTTGCTAATGGACAAATAGTACATGGAGAGGAATTGGAAATTTTAATATCTGGTAcagatttatttaaaatttgtaaccTAGACAAAGAAAGGTGGCCTAATCTGTAATGCCAAAGGTCGAATTCTTTATTGACTGAAAGAGCAATAGATGATGAACCAACCGAGTGTTTCTGCAAGAGATGATATAGACCAGCTTTTTCTTCACCCACTCCAATCGTTTTCCATGTAGATAGGCCCTGTACAAAGCAGAATTTGGAGATGAAAACAAGACAACAATGAGTATCTTTGGTCAATTTACTTGCTGATATGAggttaaatgaaaaagaaggcaCACAAAGAACATTGTGTAATACCAAGTCTTTGGACAGAGTTACAGTTCCTATATGAGTAACTGAAACAAGATTGTTATTTGGCAATTTAACAAATGAAGAAACATAAGAATTAATTGAAGAAAAGAAACTGGTAGAGTAGACCATGTGGTCAGTGGCGCCAGTGTCAATAATCCAAGGAATATGTGGAGAATTGACAGAGGCAGAGATAGAAGGAATTTTACCTGAAAGGTTTTCAGAATATTTGACATTTGGTGTTGGAAGAATACCATATGAGTTAGGTATTTCTGCAGCCAAATTGGAGACTTGGTTTACTGATGAGCTAGGACAATTTGATTTGGGAGAGTGATTGATTAAGGCAAGAATTTGCTGACATTGCTCTTGTGTGAATGATAACTGTGGAATCTCATTACTTTCCTGAACTGTAGAAGAGGATACTTGATTTGCTGAGTGAACATTGAATTTCTTGGATTTAAATCCTGGTGGAAAACCATGGATTCTGTAACATTTGTCTGAGGTGTGACCCGTATATCCACAATGACTGCATATAGGTCTATCTTTCCGAGATCCAGATTGTTTGTTGAATGAGTTAACATTCTTTGTGTTCTTAGTTGTCACAGCAGCAATGGAGTCAAAGCTCAGTGTAGAATTCATCTtgatttctctctgtttttcctcTTGTAAAACAAGGGAAAAAATTCGATTCATGGATGGTAAAGGATCCATCAATAGAATCTGTCCTCTTATACTAGTGAATGAATCATTTAGTCCCAtcaagaattgtaaaatatactcttcttgcTGAAATTCCAAAAGATTTTTCAATATTCCACATGTGCATTGTGGCAATTGGCGATAATTGGCTAATTCATCCCAATATGCTTTTAATTGAGTAAAGTAATCACTAACTGATTGTTGCTCTTGAGTTAAGGAACTGATGGCTTTCTTTAATTGGAAAATTCGAGGTCGATTCCCTTGCGAAAATCTTTCTTGTAAATCCTTCCAAACATCTGCCGCTACATCGATATACAGAATGCTCGAGGCTATATTCTTGGTGACTGAATTGATTAACCAGGATAATACCATATCATTACACCTTTCCCATGCTGAGAACCATGGATTCTGTAACATTTGTCTGAGGTGTGACCCGTATATCCACAATGACTGCATACAGGTCTATCTTTCCGAGATCCAGATTGTTTGTTGAATGAGTTAACATTCTTTGTGTTCTTAGTTGTCACAGCAGCAATGGAGTCAAAGCTCAATGTAGAATTCATCTtgatttctctctgtttttcctcTTGTAAAACAAGGGAAAAAATTCGATTCATGGATGGTAAAGGATCCATCAATAGAATCTGTCCTCTTATACTAGTGAATGAATCATTTAGTCCCAtcaagaattgtaaaatatactcttcttgcTGAAATTCCAAAAGATTTTTCAATATTCCACATGTGCATTGTGGCAATTGGCGATAATTGGCTAATTCATCCCAATATGCTTTTAATTGAGTAAAGTAATCACTAACCGATTGTTGCTCTTGAGTTAAGGAACTGATGGCTTTCTTTAATTGGAAAATTCGAGGTCGATTCCCTTGCGAAAATCTTTCTTGTAAATCCTTCCAAACATCTGCCGCTACATCCATATACAGAATGCTCGAGGCTATATTCTTGGTGACTGAATTGATTAACCAGGATAATACCATATCATTACACCTTTCCCATGCTGAGAACTTCGGATCTGAAGTATTTGCAGGTTTCTTTAGGGTTCCATTAACAAACCCCATCTTGTTCTTTGCACTGAGTGCTTTGGACATAGCCCTCGCCCATGTAGGATAATTGTCACCTTTTAGCTGCTGTGATACTAACATCAGACCTGGATTTTCTCCATGATGCAAATAGTAAGAATCCTCGATCGGATTCGGTGGAGTCATGCTGCGAGGTGAAGGCGAATCCGTATCCGTATCCGTCATTTAGAATGAAAAGTGAATCCACGTAGAATCAAATTAATCAAAGAAAatctctgataccatgataaATTCTGAATCTAATCATGGAATCTTGAAGTAAAATGAACAATGAAAAGAGTAAAAGCAGAGTCGTGCTAAACTTTTTTTCTGTATTATAAAACTGAGTTGCGTACAGCTGTTTTCATCAACCTATTTATAGAAgagaaactgaatgtaactaaGTAACTAACTATTACATCAGGCCAATAACATTGAGCCACATCATCACTATCTTAGAATGAAAAGTGAATCATGTATTCTAAGACAGCCAGAGAGAAAGGCATCAAGTTTTATTTACTAAGATCGTATGATCATGTCCATATATAAGAAAAGTTTGATACACTATGGTTCTACTTGGCTACGGTGGAGTCATGCTGCGAGGTGAAGGCGAATCCGTATCCGTATCCGTCATTTAGAATGAAAAGTGAATCCACGTAGAATCAGATTAATCAAAGAAAatctctgataccatgataaATTCTGAATCTAATCATGGAATCTTGAAGTAAAATGAACAATGAAAAGAGTAAAAGCAGAGTCGTGCTAAACTTTTTTTCTGTATTATAAAACTGAGTTGCGTACAGCTGTTTTCATCAACCTATTTATAGAAgagaaactgaatgtaactaaGTAACTAACTATTACATCAGGCCAATAACATTGAGCCACATCATCACTATCTTAGAATGAAAAGTGAATCATGTATTCTAAGACAGCCAGAGAGAAAGGCATCAAGTTTTATTTACTAAGATCGTATGATCATGTCCATATATAAGAAAAGTTTGATACACTATGGTTCTACTTGGCTACGGTGGAGTCATGCTGCGAGGTGAAGGCGAATCCGTATCCGTTTCCGTCATTTAGAATGAAAAGTGAATCCACGTAGAATCAGATTAATCAAAGAAAatctctgataccatgataaATTCTGAATCTAATCATGGAATCTTGAAGTAAAATGAACAATGAAAAGAGTAAAAGCAGAGTCGTGCTAAACTTTTTTTCTGTATTATAAAACTGAGTTGCGTACAGCTGTTTTCATCAACCTATTTATAGAAgagaaactgaatgtaactaaGTAACTAACTATTACATCAGGCCAATAACATTGAGCCACATCATCACTATCTTAGAATGAAAAGTGAATCATGTATTCTAAGACAGCCAGAGAGAAAGGCATCAAGTTTTATTTACTAAGATCGTATGATCATGTCCATATATAAGAAAAGTTTGATACACTATGGTTCTACTTGGCTACTGAGAATTTTcaaataagaattttgagttttaagattaaatattaaaatattatattttaatattattattatattaagatttgaaaaagttaagaaaaagttaaattatttattatattttatatggaaatttgagaaagttataatgataagatgagaattttatgtttaagatgaaaattcATTGTGGCCAAACACAACCTATATCaccattctatttttattttactatataaaaagtaatatatttagtattattaaataattttttatcatctaataataataaatatttcacattttatataataatatgaaaataaaatgataatatagtgTAACTTATTACTCCATATATATTAGTTGTGGTAGCCGCGGTTTCCAATAATTTCCAAGTCCAGAGTTAGCATATTGTGACCATATGAAAGAAGAGACATTTGTGCAATGAATACATCATGTCGTCAGTCAGGTCGAGATCGGTACGTACGTAATGCATACGCGACATCGTTAATTTCTGTGGTTCATGCTGTCCGGGAGGCCGTGCATGCATGCCAACGGGTGGATGTGACGGTGGACTAAACGCGTAACCGGGtacaataatatatagtgatggATATATGGGTGGCTGTTAATTATATATGGAAGATGCATGGTATcagcactatatatatacatgcatggcTGGAAGTAGACTGCTCATGGCGGCTTTGGCACATGTGGCATTTGTCCTCCTTTATCTCGCGTCTTCGCTCTTTCTTATCCATTCTGCAAGGACTTGCATGCATTACCTCCCTAGTATCTTCATAAAGAAAATGTCTCGGTCAGCTCGTATCTGCCAGCCTGTCAAGACTAATTCGATCACCCTTGACTAACAAAGTTACTTGGAAAAGCCTAGTtttgatgtatatatatatatatatattcttattaatatttaacataatttaatttataaaatttaaattttaaaatttattttttaaattaaattacattaaataaataatatataatataaaagctTTAAGATAGAGttattgaaatataaataatcggATATGCAGGTCTTGAGTTCGAATCATAATTacgttacattttatttaattaattaaatatttctcatattaggtttccttattataaaacttttttatcCACGTGTCAATATTAAAAATCTAACCTACTTATAAGATAATtgttaagataaatataaatagttaaaTCTTCATATTTTCGTAAGTCTAAGTGATTGGATAAGTGGTGATTTgataattctaatttattttttctccataataatattgtttgtttttatttttattaacttagatcttatcattttaaattacacttataaatataatatatatattaaatatatcgaccacttaaaataatttaattaaaatacggCACAGCCGACGCGTCTCTGCTGGAGAGATAAGGCTCCATTAAAGCAAAAGTTATAGCAGAAAAGGTGGCTCCTGGTTCAAGTGGTGGCGGATGGCTGTATTAACTTCGTTGCAGGTACACTGCTGGCAAACTTTCGAAAGCTCGTACGTAAGCTCGCAAACATGGCTCCCACCATCCACTGCCGTCTTAGAAAGTTGGGTTTTCCAGTCTTGCACGCTCAGAGCTAGATGCCAGATGGCATTCGTTACAGCAAAGATAGAGAAGATCGAGAGGGACTCGGTGTCAGAGAGAGCAGAAGATCGAAAAGCTGCCTGTATGCTACTTCTGACTATGGCTTGACAACTAGCTAGGTTAATTTCCTTGCAATTTACAAAGATAAATTAACGCCCGTTTGGATtcgaaatataataaataatttaaaatttttaaatcttaattcaatattttcatatcttaaaatatattttaataatattttatttaatttttatcattcatttaaaattacttcATCTTTAAATTGAAACCATCTCTAAAATTTCAACAAATTACAGTACTTGATTGATTTATCTCACAAATATCATTGTTAATTACTTGAGCCTCTTTTTCTTAGTTGGATTAATCTAGTATacccacataattttttaaaaattttttaaatatagtcatttttatgtattttttatacatttcatttatatgatttgttaaaatatttattttatattaaaaaaatgatacagctaatcatattaatataatatataaaaaatatataaaagtgattgtatttaaaattttaaaaaaaaattattataaaataattttactttcttttagcTTTAAACACTTGCATGCAGCAAgaaaaacatatatgataaaaatgattgcttcttatcaaaatgaatttatttttcttacaaataattcatcttaaataatcattttccttGATTTACTTATTTTGTAAGCATCAAAAATATCTATCTACCACGTTTTCttgttttctaaattcaaaaataaataattttgaatgagttaattattatttaatgatgaaGATGTGAACtgagaattattattattattattattattattattattattattgttaatttcCTCGAATAACATTGAGAATCATTTGGGGACGTTCAACCTCAACGTGATGCATGCGTTGTGGGAACACGTCTCGCGTGCCGGAGACTTGACCtagctaattatatataacattaatattgttGTTGATATTGAACACAAGGGACATGTTTTTATGTATAAAGACTCAACAAGTCAAACAACAAATGCAACCCAAAATGATGttaaccatatatataatattattctccACCAAGGAAAAAGGCAGTGTGAACGAAGATCCGTCACCATCTTTGTTGTAGAGTAACTTTAAAACATATCATAGATATGTGATATGTGAAAAAGACCGGGCTAAAGTCTTCAacaagttaattttattttcaaagcaGGTATGTGGAGTATACAATTCGTATTATTTAGatgataagatttaatttacaagatttaaattttaaaagttatctttcatattaaattatgtcacatatctaatttattaagtATACTCTACACACCGATTTGAGAATGAAATTAACTGATATATAAACATTAACAATTGTGCAAAGAGCAGTGCTACATTCTAGGTGGATGTACCACGAGTTCAGTCCCGATAAGAgcaaattttttgatttttttttcattcatattttttatattcttaaatatttaaaaaaaatcaaaatactactaaaaaatactccttaatcactaagttaaaaaaaaaaaaaaaaaaaaaaaaaaaaaaaagaagaagaagaaaaagaagaagattcgGGACACATTCTTAGTGGTTTAATATTTCTCATTGAGCAAATATGCAAGAAAAActaatttttgtctttttaaaaaagCGTAATGTTTTTCCCTGAATAGCTAAGCATAAGATAAGTATAAAATCTTGCTAGTATGGGAAAAACTCGAGAGATTCCCTTTCACCCTTTTCTCCCCCCAAAGAGGGTAGAGAAGGGGTG
The genomic region above belongs to Carya illinoinensis cultivar Pawnee chromosome 4, C.illinoinensisPawnee_v1, whole genome shotgun sequence and contains:
- the LOC122308156 gene encoding uncharacterized protein LOC122308156, whose translation is MDPLPSMNRIFSLVLQEEKQREIKMNSTLSFDSIAAVTTKNTKNVNSFNKQSGSRKDRPICSHCGYTGHTSDKCYRIHGFPPGFKSKKFNVHSANQVSSSTVQESNEIPQLSFTQEQCQQILALINHSPKSNCPSSSVNQVSNLAAEIPNSYGILPTPNVKYSENLSGPIYMENDWSG
- the LOC122306419 gene encoding uncharacterized protein LOC122306419 produces the protein MTDTDTDSPSPRSMTPPNPIEDSYYLHHGENPGLMLVSQQLKGDNYPTWARAMSKALSAKNKMGFVNGTLKKPANTSDPKFSAWERCNDMVLSWLINSVTKNIASSILYIDVAADVWKDLQERFSQGNRPRIFQLKKAISSLTQEQQSPIIANCHNAHVEY